One window of the Pan troglodytes isolate AG18354 chromosome 12, NHGRI_mPanTro3-v2.0_pri, whole genome shotgun sequence genome contains the following:
- the LOC104004422 gene encoding cytosolic phospholipase A2 beta isoform X2: MAEAALEAARSELREFLAAARELCVPLAVPYLDKPPTPLHFCRDWVCPNRPCIIRNTLQHWPALQKWSLPYFRATVGSTEVSVAVTPDGYADAVRGDRFMMPAERRLPLSFVLDVPEGRAQHPGVLYVQKQCSNLPTELPQLLPDLESHVPWASEALGKMPNAVNFWLGEAAAVTSLHKDHYENLYCVVSGEKHFLFHPPSDRPFIPYELYTPATYQPTEEGTFKVVDEEAMEKAEVSRTCLLTVRVLQAHRLPSKDLVTPSDCYVTLWLPMACSHRLQTRTVKNSSSPVWNQSFHFRIHRQLKNVMELKVFDRDLVTGDDPVLSVLFDAGTLRAGEFRRESFSLSPQGEGRLEVEFCLQSLADRGEWLVSNGVLVAWELSCLHVQLEETGDQKSSEHRVQLVVPGSCEGPQEASVGTGTFRFHCPACWEQELSIHLQDAPEEQLKVPLSALPSGQVVRLVFPTSQEVASQGRKQARLRELAVRLGFGPCAEEQAFLSRRKQVVAAALRQALQLDGDVQEDEGLYRPGSLLFQIPVVAIMATGGGIRAMTSLYGQLAGLKELGLLDCVSYITGASGSTWALANLYEDTGWSQKDLAGPTELLKTQVTKNKLGVLAPSQLQRYRQELAERARLGYPSCFTNLWALINEALLHDEPRDHKLSDQREALSHGQNPLPIYCALNTKGQSLTTFEFGEWCEFSPYEVGFPKYGAFIPSELFGSEFFMGQLMKRLPESRICFLEGIWSNLYAANLQDSLYWASEPSQFWDRWVRNQANLDKEQVPLLKIEEPPSTAGRIAEFFTNLLTWRPLAQATHNFLRGLHFHKDYFQHPHFSTWKATTLDGLPNQLTPSEPHLCLLDVGYLLNTSCLPLLQPTRDVDLILSLDYNLHGAFQQLQLLGRFCQEQGIPFPPISPSPEEQLQPRECHTFSHPTCPGAPVVPHFPLVSDSFREYSAPGVRRPPEEAAAGEVNLSSSDSPYHYTKVTYSQEDVDKLLHLTHYNVCNNQEQLLEALRQAVQRRRQRRPH, encoded by the exons ATGGCGGAGGCGGCTTTGGAAGCCGCGCGGAGCGAGTTACGAGAATTCCTGGCCGCTGCAAGGG aGCTCTGCGTGCCTCTTGCTGTGCCCTACCTGGACAAACCCCCAACTCCGCTCCACTTCTGCCGGGACTGGGTCTGCCCCAACAGGCCGTGCATCATCCGCAACACTCTGCAGCACTGGCCGGCCCTCCAGAAGTGGTCCCTCCCCTATTTCAG AGCCACAGTGGGCTCcacagaggtgagtgtggccgTGACCCCAGATGGTTACGCGGATGCCGTGAGAGGGGATCGCTTCATGATGCCAGCTGAGCGCCGCCTGCCCCTGAGCTTCGTGCTGGATGTGCCGGAGGGCCGGGCCCAGCACCCTGGAGTCCTCTATGTGCAGAAGCAGTGCTCCAACCTGCCCACCGAGCTGCCCCAGCTGCTGCCTGATCTGGAATCCCATGTGCCCTGGGCCTCCGAAGCCCTGG GAAAGATGCCCAATGCTGTGAACTTCTGGCTGGGGGAGGCGGCTGCGGTGACTTCTT TGCACAAGGACCACTATGAGAACCTCTACTGCGTGGTCTCAGGAGAGAAGCATTTCCTGTTCCATCCGCCCAGCGACCGGCCCTTCATCCCCTATG AGCTGTACACACCGGCAACCTACCAGCCAACTGAAGAGGGCACCTTTAAGGTGGTGGATGAAGAGGCCATGGAGAAG GCAGAGGTGTCCAGGACCTGCCTGCTCACGGTTCGTGTCCTGCAGGCCCATCGCCTACCCTCTAAGGACCTAG TGACCCCCTCTGACTGCTACGTGACTCTCTGGCTGCCCATGGCCTGCAGCCACAGGCTCCAGACACGCACGGTCAAGAACAGCAGCAGCCCTGTCTGGAACCAGAGCTTTCACTTCAGGATCCACAGGCAGCTCAAG AATGTCATGGAACTGAAAGTCTTTGACCGGGACCTGGTGACCGGAGATGACCCTGTGTTGTCAGTACTGTTTGATGCGGGGACTCTGCGGGCTGGGGAGTTCCGGCGTGAGAGCTTCTCACTGAGCCCTCAG GGTGAGGGGCGCCTGGAAGTTGAATTTTGCCTGCAGAGTCT GGCTGACCGTGGCGAGTGGCTCGTCAGCAATGGCGTTCTGGTG GCCTGGGAGCTCTCCTGCTTGCACGTTCAACTGGAGGAGACAGGAGACCAGAAGT CCTCAGAGCACAGAGTTCAGCTTGTGGTTCCTGGGTCCTGTGAGGGTCCACAGGAGGCCTCTGTGGGCACTGGCACCTTCCGCTTCCACTGCCCAGCCTGCTGGGAGCAGGAACTGAGTATTCACCTGCAG GATGCCCCCGAGGAGCAACTAAAGGTGCCCCTGAGTGCCCTGCCCTCTGGTCAAGTGGTGAGGCTTGTCTTCCCCACGTCCCAGGAAGTGGCCTCCCAGGGAAGGAAGCAAG CCAGACTGAGGGAGCTGGCCGTGCGACTGGGCTTCGGGCCCTGTGCAGAGGAGCAGGCCTTCCTGAGCAGGAGGAAGCAGGTGGTGGCCGCGGCCTTGAGGCAGGCCCTGCAGCTGGATGGAGACGTGCAGGAGGATGAG GGCCTCTACAGGCCTGGCTCTCTTCTTTTCCAGATCCCAGTGGTAGCTATTATGGCCACTGGTGGTGGGATCCGGGCAATGACTTCCCTGTATGGGCAGCTGGCTGGCCTGAAGGAGCTGGGCCTCTTGGATTGCGTCTCCTACATCACCGGGGCCTCGGGCTCCACCTG GGCCTTGGCCAACCTTTATGAGGACACAGGGTGGTCTCAGAAGGACCTGGCAGGGCCCACTGAGTTGCTGAAGACCCAGGTGACCAAGAACAAGCTGGGTGTGCTGGCCCCCAGCCAGCTGCAGCGGTACCGGCAGGAGCTGGCCGAGCGTGCCCGCTTGGGCTACCCAAGCTGCTTCACCAACCTGTGGGCCCTCATCAACGAGGCGCTGCTGCATGATGAG CCCCGTGATCACAAGCTCTCAGATCAACGGGAGGCCCTGAGTCATGGCCAGAACCCTCTGCCCATCTACTGTGCCCTCAACACCAAAGGGCAGAGCCTGACCACTTTTGAATTTGGGG AGTGGTGCGAGTTCTCTCCCTACGAGGTCGGCTTCCCCAAGTACGGGGCCTTCATCCCCTCTGAGCTCTTTGGCTCCGAGTTCTTTATGGGGCAGCTGATGAAGAGGCTTCCTGAGTCCCGCATCTGCTTCTTAGAAG GTATCTGGAGCAACCTGTATGCAGCCAACCTCCAGGACAGCTTATACTGGGCCTCAGAGCCCAGCCAGTTCTGGGACCGCTGGGTCAGGAACCAGGCCAACCTGG ACAAGGAGCAGGTCCCCCTTCTGAAGATAGAAGAACCACCCTCAACAGCTGGCAGGATAGCTGAGTTTTTCACCAATCTTCTGACGTGGCGTCCACTGGCCCAGGCCACACATAATTTCCTGCGTGGCCTCCATTTCCACAAAGACTACTTTCAGCATCCTCACTTCTCCACATGGAAAG CTACCACTCTGGATGGGCTCCCCAACCAGCTGACACCCTCGGAGCCCCACCTGTGCCTGCTGGATGTTGGCTACCTCCTCAATACCAGCTGCCTGCCCCTCCTGCAGCCCACTCGGGACGTGGACCTCATCCTGTCATTGGACTACAACCTCCACGGAGCCTTCCAG CAGTTGCAGCTCCTGGGCCGGTTCTGCCAAGAGCAGGGGATCCCGTTCCCGCCCATCTCGCCCAGCCCCGAAGAGCAGCTCCAGCCTCGGGAGTGCCACACCTTCTCCCACCCCACCTGCCCCGGAGCCCCTGTGGTGCCGCACTTTCCTCTGGTCAGCGACTCCTTCCGGGAGTACTCGGCCCCTG GGGTCCGGCGGCCACCCGAGGAGGCGGCAGCTGGGGAGGTGAACCTGTCTTCATCGGACTCTCCCTACCACTACACGAAGGTGACCTACAGCCAGGAGGACGTGGACAAGCTGCTGCACCTGACACATTACAATGTCTGCAACAACCAGGAGCAGCTGCTGGAGGCTCTGCGCCAGGCAGTGCAGCGGAGGCGGCAGCGCAGGCCGCACTGA
- the LOC104004422 gene encoding cytosolic phospholipase A2 beta isoform X5 yields MMPAERRLPLSFVLDVPEGRAQHPGVLYVQKQCSNLPTELPQLLPDLESHVPWASEALGKMPNAVNFWLGEAAAVTSLHKDHYENLYCVVSGEKHFLFHPPSDRPFIPYELYTPATYQPTEEGTFKVVDEEAMEKAEVSRTCLLTVRVLQAHRLPSKDLVTPSDCYVTLWLPMACSHRLQTRTVKNSSSPVWNQSFHFRIHRQLKNVMELKVFDRDLVTGDDPVLSVLFDAGTLRAGEFRRESFSLSPQGEGRLEVEFCLQSLADRGEWLVSNGVLVAWELSCLHVQLEETGDQKSSEHRVQLVVPGSCEGPQEASVGTGTFRFHCPACWEQELSIHLQDAPEEQLKVPLSALPSGQVVRLVFPTSQEVASQGRKQARLRELAVRLGFGPCAEEQAFLSRRKQVVAAALRQALQLDGDVQEDEIPVVAIMATGGGIRAMTSLYGQLAGLKELGLLDCVSYITGASGSTWALANLYEDTGWSQKDLAGPTELLKTQVTKNKLGVLAPSQLQRYRQELAERARLGYPSCFTNLWALINEALLHDEPRDHKLSDQREALSHGQNPLPIYCALNTKGQSLTTFEFGEWCEFSPYEVGFPKYGAFIPSELFGSEFFMGQLMKRLPESRICFLEGIWSNLYAANLQDSLYWASEPSQFWDRWVRNQANLDKEQVPLLKIEEPPSTAGRIAEFFTNLLTWRPLAQATHNFLRGLHFHKDYFQHPHFSTWKATTLDGLPNQLTPSEPHLCLLDVGYLLNTSCLPLLQPTRDVDLILSLDYNLHGAFQQLQLLGRFCQEQGIPFPPISPSPEEQLQPRECHTFSHPTCPGAPVVPHFPLVSDSFREYSAPGVRRPPEEAAAGEVNLSSSDSPYHYTKVTYSQEDVDKLLHLTHYNVCNNQEQLLEALRQAVQRRRQRRPH; encoded by the exons ATGATGCCAGCTGAGCGCCGCCTGCCCCTGAGCTTCGTGCTGGATGTGCCGGAGGGCCGGGCCCAGCACCCTGGAGTCCTCTATGTGCAGAAGCAGTGCTCCAACCTGCCCACCGAGCTGCCCCAGCTGCTGCCTGATCTGGAATCCCATGTGCCCTGGGCCTCCGAAGCCCTGG GAAAGATGCCCAATGCTGTGAACTTCTGGCTGGGGGAGGCGGCTGCGGTGACTTCTT TGCACAAGGACCACTATGAGAACCTCTACTGCGTGGTCTCAGGAGAGAAGCATTTCCTGTTCCATCCGCCCAGCGACCGGCCCTTCATCCCCTATG AGCTGTACACACCGGCAACCTACCAGCCAACTGAAGAGGGCACCTTTAAGGTGGTGGATGAAGAGGCCATGGAGAAG GCAGAGGTGTCCAGGACCTGCCTGCTCACGGTTCGTGTCCTGCAGGCCCATCGCCTACCCTCTAAGGACCTAG TGACCCCCTCTGACTGCTACGTGACTCTCTGGCTGCCCATGGCCTGCAGCCACAGGCTCCAGACACGCACGGTCAAGAACAGCAGCAGCCCTGTCTGGAACCAGAGCTTTCACTTCAGGATCCACAGGCAGCTCAAG AATGTCATGGAACTGAAAGTCTTTGACCGGGACCTGGTGACCGGAGATGACCCTGTGTTGTCAGTACTGTTTGATGCGGGGACTCTGCGGGCTGGGGAGTTCCGGCGTGAGAGCTTCTCACTGAGCCCTCAG GGTGAGGGGCGCCTGGAAGTTGAATTTTGCCTGCAGAGTCT GGCTGACCGTGGCGAGTGGCTCGTCAGCAATGGCGTTCTGGTG GCCTGGGAGCTCTCCTGCTTGCACGTTCAACTGGAGGAGACAGGAGACCAGAAGT CCTCAGAGCACAGAGTTCAGCTTGTGGTTCCTGGGTCCTGTGAGGGTCCACAGGAGGCCTCTGTGGGCACTGGCACCTTCCGCTTCCACTGCCCAGCCTGCTGGGAGCAGGAACTGAGTATTCACCTGCAG GATGCCCCCGAGGAGCAACTAAAGGTGCCCCTGAGTGCCCTGCCCTCTGGTCAAGTGGTGAGGCTTGTCTTCCCCACGTCCCAGGAAGTGGCCTCCCAGGGAAGGAAGCAAG CCAGACTGAGGGAGCTGGCCGTGCGACTGGGCTTCGGGCCCTGTGCAGAGGAGCAGGCCTTCCTGAGCAGGAGGAAGCAGGTGGTGGCCGCGGCCTTGAGGCAGGCCCTGCAGCTGGATGGAGACGTGCAGGAGGATGAG ATCCCAGTGGTAGCTATTATGGCCACTGGTGGTGGGATCCGGGCAATGACTTCCCTGTATGGGCAGCTGGCTGGCCTGAAGGAGCTGGGCCTCTTGGATTGCGTCTCCTACATCACCGGGGCCTCGGGCTCCACCTG GGCCTTGGCCAACCTTTATGAGGACACAGGGTGGTCTCAGAAGGACCTGGCAGGGCCCACTGAGTTGCTGAAGACCCAGGTGACCAAGAACAAGCTGGGTGTGCTGGCCCCCAGCCAGCTGCAGCGGTACCGGCAGGAGCTGGCCGAGCGTGCCCGCTTGGGCTACCCAAGCTGCTTCACCAACCTGTGGGCCCTCATCAACGAGGCGCTGCTGCATGATGAG CCCCGTGATCACAAGCTCTCAGATCAACGGGAGGCCCTGAGTCATGGCCAGAACCCTCTGCCCATCTACTGTGCCCTCAACACCAAAGGGCAGAGCCTGACCACTTTTGAATTTGGGG AGTGGTGCGAGTTCTCTCCCTACGAGGTCGGCTTCCCCAAGTACGGGGCCTTCATCCCCTCTGAGCTCTTTGGCTCCGAGTTCTTTATGGGGCAGCTGATGAAGAGGCTTCCTGAGTCCCGCATCTGCTTCTTAGAAG GTATCTGGAGCAACCTGTATGCAGCCAACCTCCAGGACAGCTTATACTGGGCCTCAGAGCCCAGCCAGTTCTGGGACCGCTGGGTCAGGAACCAGGCCAACCTGG ACAAGGAGCAGGTCCCCCTTCTGAAGATAGAAGAACCACCCTCAACAGCTGGCAGGATAGCTGAGTTTTTCACCAATCTTCTGACGTGGCGTCCACTGGCCCAGGCCACACATAATTTCCTGCGTGGCCTCCATTTCCACAAAGACTACTTTCAGCATCCTCACTTCTCCACATGGAAAG CTACCACTCTGGATGGGCTCCCCAACCAGCTGACACCCTCGGAGCCCCACCTGTGCCTGCTGGATGTTGGCTACCTCCTCAATACCAGCTGCCTGCCCCTCCTGCAGCCCACTCGGGACGTGGACCTCATCCTGTCATTGGACTACAACCTCCACGGAGCCTTCCAG CAGTTGCAGCTCCTGGGCCGGTTCTGCCAAGAGCAGGGGATCCCGTTCCCGCCCATCTCGCCCAGCCCCGAAGAGCAGCTCCAGCCTCGGGAGTGCCACACCTTCTCCCACCCCACCTGCCCCGGAGCCCCTGTGGTGCCGCACTTTCCTCTGGTCAGCGACTCCTTCCGGGAGTACTCGGCCCCTG GGGTCCGGCGGCCACCCGAGGAGGCGGCAGCTGGGGAGGTGAACCTGTCTTCATCGGACTCTCCCTACCACTACACGAAGGTGACCTACAGCCAGGAGGACGTGGACAAGCTGCTGCACCTGACACATTACAATGTCTGCAACAACCAGGAGCAGCTGCTGGAGGCTCTGCGCCAGGCAGTGCAGCGGAGGCGGCAGCGCAGGCCGCACTGA
- the LOC104004422 gene encoding cytosolic phospholipase A2 beta isoform X4 codes for MMPAERRLPLSFVLDVPEGRAQHPGVLYVQKQCSNLPTELPQLLPDLESHVPWASEALGKMPNAVNFWLGEAAAVTSLHKDHYENLYCVVSGEKHFLFHPPSDRPFIPYELYTPATYQPTEEGTFKVVDEEAMEKAEVSRTCLLTVRVLQAHRLPSKDLVTPSDCYVTLWLPMACSHRLQTRTVKNSSSPVWNQSFHFRIHRQLKPCHSFPLQNVMELKVFDRDLVTGDDPVLSVLFDAGTLRAGEFRRESFSLSPQGEGRLEVEFCLQSLADRGEWLVSNGVLVAWELSCLHVQLEETGDQKSSEHRVQLVVPGSCEGPQEASVGTGTFRFHCPACWEQELSIHLQDAPEEQLKVPLSALPSGQVVRLVFPTSQEVASQGRKQARLRELAVRLGFGPCAEEQAFLSRRKQVVAAALRQALQLDGDVQEDEGLYRPGSLLFQIPVVAIMATGGGIRAMTSLYGQLAGLKELGLLDCVSYITGASGSTWALANLYEDTGWSQKDLAGPTELLKTQVTKNKLGVLAPSQLQRYRQELAERARLGYPSCFTNLWALINEALLHDEPRDHKLSDQREALSHGQNPLPIYCALNTKGQSLTTFEFGEWCEFSPYEVGFPKYGAFIPSELFGSEFFMGQLMKRLPESRICFLEGIWSNLYAANLQDSLYWASEPSQFWDRWVRNQANLDKEQVPLLKIEEPPSTAGRIAEFFTNLLTWRPLAQATHNFLRGLHFHKDYFQHPHFSTWKATTLDGLPNQLTPSEPHLCLLDVGYLLNTSCLPLLQPTRDVDLILSLDYNLHGAFQQLQLLGRFCQEQGIPFPPISPSPEEQLQPRECHTFSHPTCPGAPVVPHFPLVSDSFREYSAPGVRRPPEEAAAGEVNLSSSDSPYHYTKVTYSQEDVDKLLHLTHYNVCNNQEQLLEALRQAVQRRRQRRPH; via the exons ATGATGCCAGCTGAGCGCCGCCTGCCCCTGAGCTTCGTGCTGGATGTGCCGGAGGGCCGGGCCCAGCACCCTGGAGTCCTCTATGTGCAGAAGCAGTGCTCCAACCTGCCCACCGAGCTGCCCCAGCTGCTGCCTGATCTGGAATCCCATGTGCCCTGGGCCTCCGAAGCCCTGG GAAAGATGCCCAATGCTGTGAACTTCTGGCTGGGGGAGGCGGCTGCGGTGACTTCTT TGCACAAGGACCACTATGAGAACCTCTACTGCGTGGTCTCAGGAGAGAAGCATTTCCTGTTCCATCCGCCCAGCGACCGGCCCTTCATCCCCTATG AGCTGTACACACCGGCAACCTACCAGCCAACTGAAGAGGGCACCTTTAAGGTGGTGGATGAAGAGGCCATGGAGAAG GCAGAGGTGTCCAGGACCTGCCTGCTCACGGTTCGTGTCCTGCAGGCCCATCGCCTACCCTCTAAGGACCTAG TGACCCCCTCTGACTGCTACGTGACTCTCTGGCTGCCCATGGCCTGCAGCCACAGGCTCCAGACACGCACGGTCAAGAACAGCAGCAGCCCTGTCTGGAACCAGAGCTTTCACTTCAGGATCCACAGGCAGCTCAAG CCCTGTCACTCTTTTCCCCTCCAGAATGTCATGGAACTGAAAGTCTTTGACCGGGACCTGGTGACCGGAGATGACCCTGTGTTGTCAGTACTGTTTGATGCGGGGACTCTGCGGGCTGGGGAGTTCCGGCGTGAGAGCTTCTCACTGAGCCCTCAG GGTGAGGGGCGCCTGGAAGTTGAATTTTGCCTGCAGAGTCT GGCTGACCGTGGCGAGTGGCTCGTCAGCAATGGCGTTCTGGTG GCCTGGGAGCTCTCCTGCTTGCACGTTCAACTGGAGGAGACAGGAGACCAGAAGT CCTCAGAGCACAGAGTTCAGCTTGTGGTTCCTGGGTCCTGTGAGGGTCCACAGGAGGCCTCTGTGGGCACTGGCACCTTCCGCTTCCACTGCCCAGCCTGCTGGGAGCAGGAACTGAGTATTCACCTGCAG GATGCCCCCGAGGAGCAACTAAAGGTGCCCCTGAGTGCCCTGCCCTCTGGTCAAGTGGTGAGGCTTGTCTTCCCCACGTCCCAGGAAGTGGCCTCCCAGGGAAGGAAGCAAG CCAGACTGAGGGAGCTGGCCGTGCGACTGGGCTTCGGGCCCTGTGCAGAGGAGCAGGCCTTCCTGAGCAGGAGGAAGCAGGTGGTGGCCGCGGCCTTGAGGCAGGCCCTGCAGCTGGATGGAGACGTGCAGGAGGATGAG GGCCTCTACAGGCCTGGCTCTCTTCTTTTCCAGATCCCAGTGGTAGCTATTATGGCCACTGGTGGTGGGATCCGGGCAATGACTTCCCTGTATGGGCAGCTGGCTGGCCTGAAGGAGCTGGGCCTCTTGGATTGCGTCTCCTACATCACCGGGGCCTCGGGCTCCACCTG GGCCTTGGCCAACCTTTATGAGGACACAGGGTGGTCTCAGAAGGACCTGGCAGGGCCCACTGAGTTGCTGAAGACCCAGGTGACCAAGAACAAGCTGGGTGTGCTGGCCCCCAGCCAGCTGCAGCGGTACCGGCAGGAGCTGGCCGAGCGTGCCCGCTTGGGCTACCCAAGCTGCTTCACCAACCTGTGGGCCCTCATCAACGAGGCGCTGCTGCATGATGAG CCCCGTGATCACAAGCTCTCAGATCAACGGGAGGCCCTGAGTCATGGCCAGAACCCTCTGCCCATCTACTGTGCCCTCAACACCAAAGGGCAGAGCCTGACCACTTTTGAATTTGGGG AGTGGTGCGAGTTCTCTCCCTACGAGGTCGGCTTCCCCAAGTACGGGGCCTTCATCCCCTCTGAGCTCTTTGGCTCCGAGTTCTTTATGGGGCAGCTGATGAAGAGGCTTCCTGAGTCCCGCATCTGCTTCTTAGAAG GTATCTGGAGCAACCTGTATGCAGCCAACCTCCAGGACAGCTTATACTGGGCCTCAGAGCCCAGCCAGTTCTGGGACCGCTGGGTCAGGAACCAGGCCAACCTGG ACAAGGAGCAGGTCCCCCTTCTGAAGATAGAAGAACCACCCTCAACAGCTGGCAGGATAGCTGAGTTTTTCACCAATCTTCTGACGTGGCGTCCACTGGCCCAGGCCACACATAATTTCCTGCGTGGCCTCCATTTCCACAAAGACTACTTTCAGCATCCTCACTTCTCCACATGGAAAG CTACCACTCTGGATGGGCTCCCCAACCAGCTGACACCCTCGGAGCCCCACCTGTGCCTGCTGGATGTTGGCTACCTCCTCAATACCAGCTGCCTGCCCCTCCTGCAGCCCACTCGGGACGTGGACCTCATCCTGTCATTGGACTACAACCTCCACGGAGCCTTCCAG CAGTTGCAGCTCCTGGGCCGGTTCTGCCAAGAGCAGGGGATCCCGTTCCCGCCCATCTCGCCCAGCCCCGAAGAGCAGCTCCAGCCTCGGGAGTGCCACACCTTCTCCCACCCCACCTGCCCCGGAGCCCCTGTGGTGCCGCACTTTCCTCTGGTCAGCGACTCCTTCCGGGAGTACTCGGCCCCTG GGGTCCGGCGGCCACCCGAGGAGGCGGCAGCTGGGGAGGTGAACCTGTCTTCATCGGACTCTCCCTACCACTACACGAAGGTGACCTACAGCCAGGAGGACGTGGACAAGCTGCTGCACCTGACACATTACAATGTCTGCAACAACCAGGAGCAGCTGCTGGAGGCTCTGCGCCAGGCAGTGCAGCGGAGGCGGCAGCGCAGGCCGCACTGA